Proteins co-encoded in one Rhinoderma darwinii isolate aRhiDar2 unplaced genomic scaffold, aRhiDar2.hap1 Scaffold_54, whole genome shotgun sequence genomic window:
- the LOC142722920 gene encoding protein kinase C delta type-like, translating into MTLRLRSVLPIRFYTAEMICGLQFLHGHNIVHRDLKPENIMLDADGHVRIIDLGLAQDGVTASNKIRGVSGTLHYMAPEVLLRKKYGSAVDWWSLGIVVSRMAAGRSPFYNGPVRQMAIKAITTAKPKFPTWLNPDVKHLTKRLVRKNSKRRLGVCGNIREHPFFSTIGWEELQERRAQPPFTPFVPVLENQHLKP; encoded by the exons atgacattgagactccgctctgttctccccatcagattctacacagcagagatgatatgtggcctccagttcctccatggacacaacatcgtccaccg agatctaaagccggagaatataatgttggatgcagatggccacgtccgtatcatcgacctgggattggcccaagatggcgtcaccgcctccaataagatccgtggagtgtcgggaacgttgcattacatggcccccgaggtgcttcttagaaaaaaatacggctccgcagttgactggtggagcctggggattgtggtgtccaggatggcagcaggacgctccccattttacaacggccccgtcaggcaaatggctatcaaagccatcaccaccgcgaagcctaaatttccaacttggcttaatcctgacgtgaaacatctgaccaagagactggtccgtaaaaattctaagaggcgcctcggtgtgtgcgggaacatcagagagcatccattcttctccaccatcggctgggaggaactgcaggagaggagggcacagccaccatttacaccatttgtgcccgttctggagaaccaacatctgaa gccataa